A genomic region of Friedmanniella luteola contains the following coding sequences:
- a CDS encoding UDP-N-acetylmuramate dehydrogenase, with the protein MAEASVEAVSTSLAAHTTLRVGGPARRVLVRADEAALVQTVRELDAAGEPVLVLGGGSNVLVGDEGFDGTVVKVATRGVAEDVAACSGAVLTVAAGEPWEDLVRHTLEHEYAGLETLAGIPGSVGGTPIQNVGAYGTEVGQLITTVRTLDRSTGAIRTFFAVECQFGYRSSRFKSEPGRHLVLAVTFQLKLGSLSAPVRYPELARALGIAVGERAPARDVAEAVLALRRGKGMVLDDADPDTWSAGSFFTNPVLAPAQADALPADAPRFPQPDGRVKTSAAWLIERAGYGRGFGEGPARVSDKHSLALTNRGSARASDLLRLARQIRAGVESTYGITLVPEPVLVGCEL; encoded by the coding sequence GTGGCTGAGGCGTCGGTCGAGGCGGTCTCCACCTCGCTGGCGGCGCACACCACGCTGCGGGTCGGGGGGCCCGCGCGCCGGGTGCTCGTGCGGGCCGACGAGGCCGCCCTGGTGCAGACGGTCCGCGAGCTCGACGCCGCCGGCGAACCGGTGCTGGTGCTCGGGGGCGGCTCCAACGTCCTGGTCGGCGACGAGGGCTTCGACGGCACCGTCGTCAAGGTCGCGACCCGGGGCGTGGCCGAGGACGTCGCCGCCTGCTCGGGTGCGGTGCTCACCGTCGCCGCCGGCGAGCCGTGGGAGGACCTGGTCCGCCACACCCTCGAGCACGAGTACGCCGGTCTGGAGACCCTCGCCGGCATCCCCGGCTCGGTCGGCGGCACGCCGATCCAGAACGTCGGCGCCTACGGCACCGAGGTCGGTCAGCTGATCACCACCGTGCGGACGCTGGACCGCAGCACCGGCGCGATCCGCACGTTCTTCGCCGTCGAGTGCCAGTTCGGCTACCGGTCCTCGCGGTTCAAGAGCGAGCCCGGTCGCCACCTCGTCCTGGCCGTGACGTTCCAGCTGAAGCTCGGCTCGCTGTCGGCGCCCGTCCGCTACCCGGAGCTGGCGCGCGCGCTCGGCATCGCGGTGGGGGAGCGCGCGCCGGCCCGCGACGTCGCGGAGGCGGTGCTCGCGCTGCGCCGCGGCAAGGGGATGGTGCTCGACGACGCCGACCCCGACACCTGGAGCGCCGGCTCCTTCTTCACCAACCCGGTCCTCGCGCCCGCGCAGGCCGACGCCCTGCCCGCCGACGCCCCGCGCTTCCCCCAGCCCGACGGCCGGGTCAAGACCAGCGCCGCCTGGCTGATCGAGCGCGCCGGCTACGGCCGGGGTTTCGGGGAGGGGCCCGCGCGGGTATCGGACAAGCACTCGCTCGCCCTGACCAACCGCGGGTCGGCGAGGGCGAGCGACCTCCTCCGCCTCGCCCGGCAGATCCGCGCCGGGGTGGAGAGCACGTACGGCATCACCTTGGTGCCTGAACCAGTCCTTGTGGGGTGTGAACTGTGA
- a CDS encoding MaoC family dehydratase, giving the protein MSALPAGVAVGDVLPPLTVRLSRTDLVRYAGASGDFNPIHHSEHFAAAVGLPGVVAHGLLTMGTALRVVTAWVGDPGRVRSYAARFTKPVVVPDDGVGAEVVVTGTVVALEGTLATVGLEVVSAGQKVLGAARVQVELGG; this is encoded by the coding sequence ATGAGCGCTCTGCCGGCCGGCGTCGCCGTCGGCGACGTCCTGCCGCCGCTGACGGTCCGGCTGAGCCGCACCGACCTGGTCCGCTACGCCGGCGCCTCGGGCGACTTCAACCCGATCCACCACTCCGAGCACTTCGCGGCGGCCGTCGGGCTGCCCGGCGTCGTCGCGCACGGCCTGCTGACGATGGGCACCGCGCTCCGCGTCGTCACCGCCTGGGTGGGCGACCCCGGCCGCGTCCGGTCCTACGCCGCCCGCTTCACCAAGCCCGTCGTCGTGCCCGACGACGGGGTCGGGGCCGAGGTGGTCGTCACCGGCACGGTCGTCGCGCTCGAGGGCACCCTGGCCACCGTCGGCCTCGAGGTCGTCAGCGCCGGTCAGAAGGTGCTGGGCGCCGCCCGCGTCCAGGTCGAGCTCGGTGGCTGA
- a CDS encoding FAS1-like dehydratase domain-containing protein, giving the protein MAIAQEHVGRTYPPTEPYEVTVAKVAEFAAALGDDDPRYAGATAVAPPTFVAVIAATAWQALFDDPELDLALRRIVHGDQRFDLHRALRVGDRVTGTLTIDKVRVRDSADIIGASVAVRTLDDEPVATAVATFFHSREPGA; this is encoded by the coding sequence ATGGCCATCGCGCAGGAGCACGTCGGGCGGACCTACCCGCCGACCGAGCCGTACGAGGTGACCGTGGCCAAGGTCGCCGAGTTCGCCGCGGCCCTGGGCGACGACGACCCCCGCTACGCCGGGGCCACCGCCGTCGCCCCGCCGACCTTCGTCGCCGTCATCGCGGCCACCGCCTGGCAGGCCCTGTTCGACGACCCGGAGCTCGACCTGGCCCTGCGCCGGATCGTGCACGGGGACCAGCGCTTCGACCTGCACCGGGCCCTGCGCGTCGGCGACCGGGTGACCGGGACCCTGACCATCGACAAGGTCCGCGTCCGCGACTCCGCCGACATCATCGGCGCGTCGGTCGCCGTCCGGACCCTCGACGACGAGCCGGTCGCCACCGCCGTCGCCACCTTCTTCCACAGCCGCGAGCCCGGCGCATGA
- a CDS encoding sirohydrochlorin chelatase has translation MGLAHGSRHAEGTRAVEQLMGLVSANGGVDARPAFLDLAAPDLTTTAAALVATGHRSAVVVPLLFTVAFHATVDVPEAVAAASAATGLELVLADVLGTGEDTLELVRASLAQAAVPGDHDVLLYAVGSSTAAANEAVHDLAERLARHRGGRARAAFATTDPRPAAVLPELGDRVALVPLFLAPGLLLAPLATLARERGWVLLPPLGDLAAPLVLRRHAQARQRAGLR, from the coding sequence GTGGGGCTGGCGCACGGCAGCCGGCACGCCGAGGGCACCCGCGCCGTCGAGCAGCTGATGGGCCTGGTCTCCGCGAACGGCGGCGTCGACGCCCGGCCGGCCTTCCTCGACCTCGCCGCCCCCGACCTGACGACCACCGCCGCCGCGCTGGTGGCCACCGGCCACCGCAGCGCCGTCGTCGTCCCCCTGCTGTTCACCGTCGCCTTCCACGCCACCGTCGACGTCCCCGAGGCGGTGGCGGCGGCGTCCGCGGCCACCGGTCTCGAGCTGGTCCTCGCCGACGTCCTCGGCACCGGCGAGGACACCCTGGAGCTGGTCCGGGCGAGCCTGGCGCAGGCAGCCGTGCCCGGGGACCACGACGTCCTCCTCTACGCCGTCGGGTCCTCCACCGCCGCGGCCAACGAGGCCGTGCACGACCTCGCCGAGCGCCTCGCCCGGCACCGGGGTGGCCGGGCCCGCGCGGCCTTCGCCACCACCGACCCCCGCCCGGCCGCGGTGCTGCCCGAGCTCGGGGACCGGGTGGCCCTGGTGCCCCTGTTCCTCGCGCCGGGCCTGCTGCTCGCCCCGTTGGCCACGCTGGCCCGCGAGCGCGGCTGGGTCCTGCTGCCGCCGCTGGGCGACCTGGCCGCGCCCCTGGTCTTGCGGCGCCACGCGCAGGCGCGGCAGCGCGCGGGACTCCGTTAG
- the rpmG gene encoding 50S ribosomal protein L33 — protein sequence MAKSSDVRPKITMACTVCKERNYITKKNRRNDPDRMELKKFCPRCHTHTAHRETR from the coding sequence ATGGCGAAGTCCTCCGACGTCCGGCCGAAGATCACGATGGCCTGCACGGTGTGCAAGGAGCGGAACTACATCACCAAGAAGAACCGGCGGAACGACCCCGACCGGATGGAGCTGAAGAAGTTCTGCCCGCGCTGCCACACCCACACCGCGCACCGCGAGACCCGCTGA
- a CDS encoding YajQ family cyclic di-GMP-binding protein has translation MASESSMDVVSKVDRQEVDNALNQAAKEVHQRFDFKNTDASIRWSGETIEIEAVSEERAKAVLDVFQSKLVKRGISLKSLDAGEPRSSGKLYKITATTTEGISQENAKKVTKLIRDEGPKGVKAQIQGDELRVSSKSRDDLQAVQALVKAQDYDFAVQFTNYR, from the coding sequence GTGGCATCGGAGAGCTCGATGGACGTCGTCAGCAAGGTCGACCGCCAGGAGGTCGACAACGCGCTCAACCAGGCGGCGAAGGAGGTGCACCAGCGCTTCGACTTCAAGAACACCGACGCCTCGATCCGCTGGTCGGGCGAGACGATCGAGATCGAGGCCGTCTCCGAGGAGCGGGCCAAGGCCGTCCTCGACGTCTTCCAGTCCAAGCTGGTCAAGCGCGGCATCAGCCTCAAGTCCCTGGACGCCGGTGAGCCCCGCTCCTCCGGCAAGCTCTACAAGATCACCGCGACCACCACCGAGGGCATCAGCCAGGAGAACGCCAAGAAGGTCACCAAGCTCATCCGCGACGAGGGCCCCAAGGGCGTCAAGGCGCAGATCCAGGGGGACGAGCTGCGGGTGAGCAGCAAGAGCCGTGACGACCTGCAGGCCGTCCAGGCCCTGGTCAAGGCCCAGGACTACGACTTCGCGGTGCAGTTCACGAACTACCGCTAG
- a CDS encoding alpha-hydroxy acid oxidase, with product MSSAPLTPPGPMHDHRPDPVVSIDYEERARGLLPPHISAYIGAAAGSGGGSAEGTADWSAVRFRPRALQDLRTIDTRTTVLGTPVETPVLVAPMAQQLGAHPEGEAVMARAAAAAGSLLGVSTNVAVPFSTIAAAGAPWWFQVYVMRDHGLTELLVRRAVEHGARALLLTVDMVALLPATVNPRQWPEGPAKSRLTNLTAAELAAAGPGAVDMDAGISLATIGWLREMSGLPVLVKGVLRGDDAAACVDAGAAGVIVSTHGGRRLGPSVTAARALPEVVAAVGDAGEVYADSGLRSAEHVAAALALGARAVFVGRPALWALAADGETGVQTVLDGLTGELRQVMTQLGAPSLDRLTRDLVA from the coding sequence ATGAGCAGCGCCCCCCTCACCCCGCCCGGGCCGATGCACGACCACCGGCCCGACCCGGTCGTCAGCATCGACTACGAGGAGCGGGCGCGCGGGCTGCTGCCGCCGCACATCAGCGCCTACATCGGCGCGGCCGCCGGCTCGGGCGGCGGCTCGGCCGAGGGCACCGCCGACTGGTCGGCGGTGCGGTTCCGGCCCCGCGCCCTGCAGGACCTCCGGACCATCGACACCCGGACGACGGTCCTCGGCACCCCGGTGGAGACGCCGGTGCTCGTCGCCCCGATGGCCCAGCAGCTGGGGGCCCACCCCGAGGGCGAGGCGGTGATGGCCCGCGCGGCCGCCGCCGCCGGCAGCCTGCTCGGCGTCTCGACCAACGTCGCCGTCCCCTTCTCCACCATCGCGGCCGCCGGGGCGCCGTGGTGGTTCCAGGTCTACGTGATGCGCGACCACGGGCTGACCGAGCTGCTGGTCCGCCGCGCCGTCGAGCACGGCGCCCGGGCGCTGCTGCTGACCGTCGACATGGTGGCGCTGCTGCCGGCGACGGTGAACCCGCGGCAGTGGCCGGAGGGCCCGGCCAAGTCCCGGCTCACCAACCTCACCGCCGCCGAGCTGGCCGCGGCGGGCCCCGGCGCCGTCGACATGGACGCCGGGATCAGCCTCGCCACCATCGGCTGGCTGCGGGAGATGAGCGGGTTGCCCGTGCTGGTCAAGGGCGTGCTCCGCGGTGACGACGCCGCGGCCTGCGTCGACGCGGGGGCAGCCGGCGTCATCGTGTCCACCCACGGCGGCCGCCGTCTGGGTCCGTCGGTGACCGCGGCCCGGGCGCTGCCGGAGGTGGTCGCCGCCGTCGGGGACGCCGGCGAGGTCTACGCCGACAGCGGCCTCCGGTCCGCCGAGCACGTCGCGGCGGCGCTGGCCCTGGGGGCCCGGGCGGTCTTCGTCGGCCGGCCCGCCCTGTGGGCGCTCGCCGCGGACGGCGAGACCGGCGTGCAGACCGTGCTGGACGGGCTGACCGGGGAGCTCCGCCAGGTGATGACCCAGCTCGGCGCGCCGTCGCTCGACCGGCTGACGCGCGATCTGGTCGCCTGA
- a CDS encoding cytochrome P450: protein MSSPAPHASCPVRKLDPEASAGGPPLEHVRGDGPERFVVRSFDVARQVLREPEATTQAGFGAEGVLAGSQTPRKVRAGRTRSAMRPPILFLEGAQHRDQRKAAARFFAPKVTEGYRPMMETLAAELVDGIRAERAVDLSRLSMGMAVEVVARVVGLTASSRRGMSRRLSSLFDGDPLAAGSGLAGRLRAVRAGTATARFYWQDVKPAIRARRRKPQEDVISQLLSDGFRDLDVLTECLTYGAAGMVTTREFICVAAWHLFDDPALLARYRAGDREARQALLQETLRLEPVVGHLYRRLREPLVVAVEGVEQTLPAGALVDLDLRAANADGATVGEEPLSLCPARPLPRAVPPALMSFGDGHHRCPGAPIAIMESEIFLSALFAHDVVAEGPPRVAWNPVSQGYDLDRLMVRRAA, encoded by the coding sequence GTGAGCTCCCCCGCGCCGCACGCCAGCTGCCCCGTCCGCAAGCTCGACCCGGAGGCCTCGGCCGGCGGGCCGCCGCTGGAGCACGTCCGCGGCGACGGCCCGGAACGCTTCGTCGTCCGCTCCTTCGACGTCGCCCGGCAGGTGCTGCGGGAGCCGGAGGCCACCACCCAGGCCGGGTTCGGCGCCGAGGGGGTGCTGGCGGGCAGCCAGACGCCGCGGAAGGTGCGCGCGGGCCGGACCCGGAGCGCGATGCGGCCGCCGATCCTGTTCCTCGAGGGCGCGCAGCACCGCGACCAGCGCAAGGCGGCCGCCCGCTTCTTCGCACCCAAGGTGACCGAGGGCTACCGGCCGATGATGGAGACGCTGGCCGCGGAGCTGGTGGACGGGATCCGGGCCGAGCGCGCCGTCGACCTCAGCCGGCTGTCGATGGGGATGGCCGTGGAGGTGGTCGCGCGGGTCGTCGGGCTCACCGCCTCGTCCCGGCGCGGCATGAGCCGCCGGCTCAGCAGCCTCTTCGACGGCGACCCCCTGGCCGCCGGGAGCGGGCTGGCGGGGCGGCTGCGCGCCGTCCGCGCCGGGACCGCCACGGCCCGCTTCTACTGGCAGGACGTGAAGCCCGCGATCCGGGCCCGGCGGCGCAAGCCGCAGGAGGACGTCATCAGCCAGCTGCTGTCCGACGGCTTCCGCGACCTGGACGTGCTCACCGAGTGCCTCACCTACGGCGCGGCCGGCATGGTGACGACCCGCGAGTTCATCTGCGTCGCCGCCTGGCACCTGTTCGACGACCCGGCGCTGCTGGCCCGCTACCGGGCCGGCGACCGCGAGGCGCGGCAGGCGCTGCTGCAGGAGACGCTGCGGCTGGAGCCCGTCGTCGGGCACCTCTACCGCCGGCTGCGGGAGCCGCTGGTGGTGGCGGTCGAGGGCGTCGAGCAGACCCTGCCGGCCGGGGCCCTCGTCGACCTCGACCTGCGCGCCGCGAACGCCGACGGGGCCACCGTCGGCGAGGAGCCGCTGAGCCTCTGCCCGGCCCGGCCGCTGCCGCGGGCGGTGCCGCCCGCGCTGATGAGCTTCGGCGACGGCCACCACCGCTGCCCCGGCGCCCCGATCGCCATCATGGAGAGCGAGATCTTCCTCAGCGCGCTGTTCGCCCACGACGTCGTCGCCGAGGGCCCGCCCCGGGTGGCCTGGAACCCCGTCTCCCAGGGTTACGACCTGGACCGGCTGATGGTGCGGCGGGCGGCATGA
- a CDS encoding VOC family protein, which yields MTSRISHTSVDSRDACAQSRWWGDVLGFTEDPRDPNEPGHEECMVFSPDGRTRLLFIEVPEGKSVKNRLHLDLRPTDGTREQEVERLLGLGATLVADLRRPDGGGWVTLADPEGNEFCVLRGVTEATDPYAHLVSDGKPFPS from the coding sequence ATGACGTCCCGGATCAGCCACACCAGCGTCGACAGCCGGGACGCCTGCGCCCAGTCGCGCTGGTGGGGTGACGTGCTCGGCTTCACCGAGGACCCGCGCGACCCCAACGAGCCGGGTCACGAGGAGTGCATGGTCTTCTCCCCCGACGGCCGGACACGGCTGCTGTTCATCGAGGTGCCGGAGGGCAAGTCGGTCAAGAACCGCCTGCACCTGGACCTGCGGCCGACCGACGGCACCCGCGAGCAGGAGGTCGAGCGGCTGCTCGGTCTCGGCGCCACCCTGGTGGCCGACCTGCGCCGGCCCGACGGCGGCGGCTGGGTCACCCTGGCCGACCCGGAGGGCAACGAGTTCTGCGTGCTGCGCGGCGTCACGGAGGCCACGGACCCGTACGCGCACCTGGTGAGCGACGGCAAGCCCTTTCCGTCCTAG
- a CDS encoding beta-N-acetylhexosaminidase encodes MLLPRPRSVSRRPDVSFTLTPDLAVDGPPGWAGIARRLLSPGTGLELPRAEGGALRLRADEELPVEAYRLVVDADGITITAGDDAGVNWAVQTLRQLLPAAVLRPAPSGAALVVEGVEVDDAPVYAWRGVHLDVARHFMPLADVFRMVDLIALHKYNVLHLHLTEDQGWRFESKRYPRLQEVASWRRETRRPADAEGDGTPHGGFYTQDQLRALVAYAGQRGVTVVPELEFPGHVCGVLAAYPELGNHPETGYATATTFGIFDEVLNLDDATMKVVYDLFEELLDVFPSRYVHVGGDECPRTEWLASEDAARLAASRGLSGPDQLQRWFTTELGAWLAERGRILVGWDEIADDGPVADSVVMAWRDSSYGRAATAAGLPTVMAPMTHLYFDFYPSDSDDEQYAIGGLSTVENVYGFDPLDGIPVESHPLVLGTQCQLWTEYMPTTRRVDYMLFPRACAHAEVAWSTPEGRSWDEFEPRLTAHLERLDALGVDYRPLTGPRPWQQGGTGRLRRPDAHRQGVRA; translated from the coding sequence GTGCTGCTGCCCCGACCGCGCTCGGTCTCCCGCCGTCCCGACGTCTCGTTCACGCTGACGCCCGACCTCGCCGTCGACGGCCCGCCCGGCTGGGCCGGGATCGCCCGTCGGCTGCTGTCCCCCGGGACCGGGCTGGAGCTGCCCCGGGCCGAGGGCGGGGCCCTGCGGCTGCGGGCGGACGAGGAGCTCCCCGTCGAGGCCTACCGCCTCGTGGTGGACGCCGACGGCATCACCATCACCGCCGGGGACGACGCCGGGGTGAACTGGGCGGTGCAGACGCTCCGCCAGCTGCTGCCCGCGGCCGTGCTGCGGCCGGCGCCGAGCGGCGCGGCGCTGGTGGTCGAGGGGGTCGAGGTCGACGACGCCCCGGTCTACGCCTGGCGCGGCGTGCACCTCGACGTCGCCCGGCACTTCATGCCGCTGGCCGACGTCTTCCGGATGGTCGACCTGATCGCGCTGCACAAGTACAACGTGCTGCACCTGCACCTGACCGAGGACCAGGGCTGGCGCTTCGAGTCGAAGCGCTACCCGCGGCTGCAGGAGGTGGCCAGCTGGCGCCGGGAGACCCGCCGGCCGGCCGACGCGGAGGGCGACGGCACCCCGCACGGCGGCTTCTACACCCAGGACCAGCTGCGCGCGCTCGTCGCGTACGCCGGGCAGCGGGGCGTCACCGTCGTCCCCGAGCTGGAGTTCCCCGGTCACGTGTGCGGCGTGCTGGCCGCCTACCCCGAGCTGGGCAACCACCCGGAGACGGGCTACGCGACCGCGACCACCTTCGGCATCTTCGACGAGGTGCTCAACCTCGACGACGCCACCATGAAGGTGGTCTACGACCTGTTCGAGGAGCTGCTGGACGTCTTCCCCAGCCGCTACGTCCACGTCGGCGGCGACGAGTGCCCGCGGACCGAGTGGCTGGCCAGCGAGGACGCCGCGCGGCTCGCCGCGTCCCGCGGGCTGAGCGGCCCCGACCAGCTGCAGCGCTGGTTCACCACCGAGCTGGGCGCCTGGCTGGCCGAGCGGGGGCGGATCCTCGTGGGCTGGGACGAGATCGCCGACGACGGACCCGTCGCCGACTCCGTCGTCATGGCCTGGCGGGACTCCTCCTACGGCCGGGCCGCGACGGCCGCCGGGCTGCCGACGGTGATGGCGCCGATGACCCACCTGTACTTCGACTTCTACCCCAGCGACTCCGACGACGAGCAGTACGCCATCGGCGGCCTGAGCACGGTCGAGAACGTCTACGGCTTCGACCCGCTGGACGGCATCCCGGTGGAGTCGCACCCGCTGGTGCTGGGCACCCAGTGCCAGCTGTGGACCGAGTACATGCCGACCACGCGGCGCGTCGACTACATGCTCTTCCCCCGGGCGTGCGCGCACGCGGAGGTCGCCTGGTCGACGCCGGAGGGCCGGTCCTGGGACGAGTTCGAGCCCCGGCTGACCGCCCACCTCGAGCGGCTCGACGCCCTCGGGGTGGACTACCGGCCCCTCACCGGACCGCGGCCCTGGCAGCAGGGCGGCACCGGCCGGCTGCGTCGTCCCGACGCGCACCGCCAGGGCGTCCGGGCCTAG
- a CDS encoding 4Fe-4S binding protein: MSDHGSIRLVEPACTSCMVCARECPAWCITIDSHTEPVPDLPAGARERTRNVLDRFEIDWSLCMYCGICVDECPFDALAWEPQHTAAASSALLLRHGIDELTGSGSGGSSEC; this comes from the coding sequence GTGAGCGACCACGGCTCCATCCGGCTGGTCGAGCCGGCCTGCACCTCCTGCATGGTCTGCGCGCGGGAGTGCCCCGCCTGGTGCATCACCATCGACTCCCACACCGAGCCCGTCCCCGACCTGCCGGCCGGCGCCCGCGAGCGGACCCGCAACGTCCTGGACCGCTTCGAGATCGACTGGAGCCTGTGCATGTACTGCGGCATCTGCGTCGACGAGTGCCCCTTCGACGCCCTGGCCTGGGAGCCCCAGCACACCGCCGCCGCCTCCAGCGCCCTGCTCCTGCGGCACGGGATCGACGAGCTGACCGGCTCGGGGAGCGGTGGGTCGAGCGAGTGCTGA
- a CDS encoding NADH-quinone oxidoreductase subunit C, with protein MSVVAVPPEAWSVSVAEALAAGFTFFEWLGVVDEVGRADVLRVVVVLRALDRPAETRRLSTEVPRDGGALDTLRDLVAGAAWHEREAAEMFGLTFTGGDPRRLLLGAEFAGAPLRKDAVLGARTALAWPGAKEPGESAASPSRRRMVPPGVPDPAVWGDRDPEAGPANPDEVAGSAVGGRVRRRTGGARRGTGTDG; from the coding sequence GTGAGCGTCGTCGCGGTGCCGCCGGAGGCGTGGTCGGTGTCCGTCGCCGAGGCGCTGGCCGCGGGCTTCACCTTCTTCGAGTGGCTGGGCGTGGTGGACGAGGTCGGCCGCGCGGACGTGCTCCGCGTCGTCGTCGTGCTGCGGGCCCTCGACCGGCCGGCGGAGACACGGCGGCTCAGCACCGAGGTGCCCCGCGACGGCGGCGCGCTGGACACCCTCCGCGACCTCGTCGCCGGGGCGGCCTGGCACGAGCGGGAGGCCGCCGAGATGTTCGGGCTCACGTTCACCGGCGGCGACCCGCGCCGGCTGCTGCTGGGGGCGGAGTTCGCGGGGGCGCCGCTGCGCAAGGACGCGGTGCTCGGCGCGCGGACCGCGCTGGCCTGGCCCGGCGCCAAGGAGCCGGGGGAGAGCGCCGCGTCCCCGAGCCGACGCCGGATGGTCCCACCCGGTGTGCCCGACCCGGCCGTCTGGGGCGACCGCGACCCCGAGGCGGGACCGGCGAACCCGGACGAGGTGGCCGGGTCGGCCGTCGGCGGGCGGGTGCGCCGCCGGACCGGAGGCGCTCGGCGCGGGACGGGAACGGACGGGTGA
- a CDS encoding 2-oxoacid:acceptor oxidoreductase subunit alpha codes for MKQVHTLDRVVIRFAGDSGDGMQLTGDRFTADSAVFGNDISTLPNFPAEIRAPQGTLPGVSSFQLHFANYDIMTPGDRPDVLVAMNPAALKANMADLPRGAVIIADTADFTKRNLAKVGYAENPLEDDSLADYQVHALDLTGMTVAAVKPFGLSRKDASRAKNMFALGLLSWLYHRPTEGTLAFLTRKFATKPDIRDANVTAFKTGYAFGETTEVFAVRYEVAPAPMPAGRYRQINGNTALALGLVTAARKADLPLFLGAYPITPASDVLHELSKHKRFGVTTFQAEDEIAGVGAALGASFAGHLGVTTSSGPGIALKAETIGLAVMTELPLVVVDVQRAGPSTGMPTKTEQSDLLQVMYGRNGEAPVPVLAAQSPSDCFDTAVEAVRIAVKYRTPVMLLSDGYIANGAEPWHVPDLAAIPPIDPGFATEANSTDVKGEPAFLPYLRDPETLARPWAKPGTDGLQHRIGGIEKAKDTGAVSYDPANHDEMVRTRQAKIDGIVRDIPDLVVDDPADAEGRTARVLVLGWGSTYGPVTAAVRRVRNGGRQVAQTHLRHLNPFPGNLGEVLRRYDRVIVPEMNLGQLAMMLRARYLVDVHSYSRVRGLPISLSELARDLESEIDALPGGHPDLGPSPDPADELATPTLSTEGVPA; via the coding sequence GTGAAGCAGGTCCACACCCTCGACCGCGTCGTCATCCGGTTCGCCGGGGACTCCGGGGACGGGATGCAGCTGACCGGCGACCGGTTCACCGCTGACTCCGCCGTCTTCGGCAACGACATCTCGACGCTGCCGAACTTCCCGGCCGAGATCCGGGCGCCCCAGGGCACGCTGCCCGGCGTCTCCAGCTTCCAGCTGCACTTCGCGAACTACGACATCATGACGCCGGGCGACCGGCCGGACGTGCTCGTGGCCATGAACCCCGCGGCGCTCAAGGCCAACATGGCCGACCTCCCGCGCGGCGCCGTGATCATCGCCGACACCGCCGACTTCACCAAGCGCAACCTCGCCAAGGTCGGCTACGCGGAGAACCCGCTCGAGGACGACAGCCTCGCGGACTACCAGGTGCACGCCCTGGACCTGACGGGCATGACCGTCGCCGCCGTCAAGCCGTTCGGGCTGAGCCGCAAGGACGCCTCGCGGGCCAAGAACATGTTCGCGCTGGGGCTGCTGTCCTGGCTGTACCACCGCCCCACCGAGGGCACCCTGGCGTTCCTGACCCGCAAGTTCGCCACCAAGCCGGACATCCGCGACGCCAACGTCACCGCCTTCAAGACCGGCTACGCCTTCGGCGAGACGACCGAGGTGTTCGCCGTCCGCTACGAGGTCGCCCCGGCCCCGATGCCGGCCGGCCGCTACCGCCAGATCAACGGCAACACCGCGCTCGCGCTGGGCCTGGTGACGGCGGCCCGCAAGGCGGACCTGCCGCTGTTCCTCGGCGCCTACCCGATCACGCCGGCGTCGGACGTGCTGCACGAGCTGAGCAAGCACAAGCGCTTCGGCGTCACGACCTTCCAGGCCGAGGACGAGATCGCGGGCGTCGGCGCGGCCCTGGGGGCCAGCTTCGCCGGGCACCTCGGCGTCACCACCAGCTCCGGCCCGGGCATCGCCCTCAAGGCCGAGACGATCGGCCTCGCCGTGATGACCGAGCTGCCGCTCGTCGTCGTCGACGTGCAGCGCGCCGGTCCCAGCACCGGGATGCCCACCAAGACCGAGCAGTCGGACCTGCTGCAGGTGATGTACGGCCGCAACGGCGAGGCGCCGGTGCCCGTGCTCGCGGCGCAGTCGCCCTCCGACTGCTTCGACACCGCGGTGGAGGCCGTGCGGATCGCGGTGAAGTACCGCACCCCGGTGATGCTGCTGTCCGACGGCTACATCGCCAACGGGGCCGAGCCGTGGCACGTGCCCGACCTGGCCGCCATCCCGCCGATCGACCCGGGTTTCGCCACCGAGGCCAACAGCACCGACGTCAAGGGCGAGCCGGCGTTCCTGCCCTACCTGCGCGACCCCGAGACGCTGGCCCGGCCGTGGGCCAAGCCGGGCACCGACGGCCTGCAGCACCGGATCGGCGGCATCGAGAAGGCGAAGGACACCGGCGCCGTCTCCTACGACCCCGCCAACCACGACGAGATGGTCCGCACCCGCCAGGCCAAGATCGACGGCATCGTCCGTGACATCCCCGACCTCGTGGTCGACGACCCGGCCGACGCCGAGGGCCGCACCGCGCGCGTCCTCGTGCTGGGCTGGGGCTCGACCTACGGGCCGGTGACCGCGGCCGTCCGCCGGGTCCGCAACGGCGGCCGTCAGGTCGCGCAGACCCACCTGCGCCACCTCAACCCGTTCCCGGGCAACCTCGGTGAGGTGCTGCGCCGCTACGACCGCGTGATCGTGCCCGAGATGAACCTCGGCCAGCTCGCCATGATGCTGCGCGCCAGGTACCTGGTGGACGTGCACAGCTACTCCCGCGTCCGCGGACTGCCGATCTCGCTCAGCGAGCTGGCCCGCGACCTCGAGTCCGAGATCGACGCCCTGCCCGGCGGGCACCCGGACCTCGGCCCCTCCCCCGACCCGGCCGACGAGCTCGCGACCCCCACCCTCAGCACTGAAGGAGTCCCCGCGTGA